The segment GCGACGTCACGGAGCTCGGGCCGGAGAGGAGGCCGAGCGCGATGGTGTTCCAGAACTACGCGCTCTGGCCGCACCTCACCGTCTTCAAGAACGTGGCCTTCCCGCTCACCCTCCGGAAGATGCCTCGCGCGGAGATCAAGGACCGCGTCATGGCCGCCCTCGAGACCGTCAACCTCGCACACCACGCCCACTCGCGACCCGCGCACATCTCGGGTGGCGAGCAGCAGCGCGCGGCGCTCGCGCGCGCCATCGTGCAGGAGCCGGAGCTGCTGCTCCTCGACGAGCCCCTGTCGAACCTCGACGCGAAGCTCCGCGTGCGCGTCCGGGAGGAGATCCGCGACATCCAGCAGCGGCTCGGCATCACCACGGTGATGGTCACGCACGACCAGGAGGAGGCCCTCGCGATCTCGGATCGCGTCGCCGTGATGAACGGCGGACGGATCGAGCAGGTCTCGACGCCGACGGACCTCTACGCGTCGCCGCGAACGCTCTTCGTGGCCGGCTTCATCGGGAGCATGAACCTCCTCGCGGGCCCGCTCGGCACGTCGAGGCCCGTGGGCACGTCGATGCCCGCCGGCACGGCGATGCCCGTCGGCACAGCGGGTGGCACCTCGGCAACTCAGGAGAACGGCGTCTCCGACGACGAGACGTGGGCCGTCCGCCCGGAGGACGTCGTCTATTCGCCTGAAACGCCGACCGGGGCGGGCCGCGCCGAGGAGGCCGGGGCGACGTCGCACGCCGCGACCGTCCGCCGAGTGCTGCCGCACGGCCACTTCGCGGAGCTGGTGCTCGACGTGGACGGGATCGAGCTGCGCTCGATCGCCACGGGCCTCCTGCCGCGGCCCGGCGACCGGGGATCCGTCACGCTCCGGAACGTGCGCCTCTACCGCGACGGCCACCTGGTCGGAGACGACGCGTGAGCGCGATCGTCCGGGCCCGGGGCGTCGCCGCCGTCGCCCACCGAGGCGACTCCTCGCGCTGGCGGGAGAACACCCTGAGGGCCGTGCGATCCGCCCTCGCGGAAGGCGCGGACTCCGTCGAGATCGACGTGAGGCTCACTCGCGACGGCGACGTGGTCCTCCTGCACGATCCCACGCTGGAGCGCCTCTGGGGCGTGGAGCGGGCGGTGCGCGACGTCACGCTCGCCGAGCTCCGGGAGCTGGGCGGCGGCGAAGAGCGCATCCCCCTCCTCGCCGACGTCCTCCCGCTGTTCGACCGGGGCGACGCCCTGCTCCTCATCGACATGGAGACGGTCGAGCCGGCGGCCGCGGCGTACGACGTGGTCGCCCGCCACCGCGCCGCCCCGGCAGGAGCCGAGGCTCGCGTCGCCTGGTGCGGCGCGCTCGACGCACTGCGCACGATCCGCACCCTCGACGACGCCGCGGAGGTCTGGCTGCCCTGGGCGAGCGCCGTGCCGCCCCGCGCGGAGGACCTCGCCGACCTCCGGCCGGCCGTGGTCAACCTGCACCACCTCCTGGTCGGCCCCGGGATGGTCGAGGCGGTCCACGCGCTCGGGGCCCGCGTCTCCTGCTGGACCGTCGACGACCGGGACCAGATGGCCTGGCTCCAGCGGATCGGCGTCGACTCCATCACGTCCAACCGCCTGGCGGATCTCCTCGGGAGCCGCGCGGAGGCCTTCGGCGGGGACGATGCGTCCGCCGCCACGGCCGACGAGGCGGAGGCGCCCTCCGGACGGAGCGGGGAGGAACGACGTCGCGCCCGCCTCGTGGCCCGCGAACTCGCCGTGTGGGCGATGGACCACGTCCGCAGCAACCCCGTGGACCGCGTCGACACGAAGAAGAACCCCGCCGACCACGTGACCGAGGTCGACCGCGCCATCGAGCGAGGGGTTCGGGAGGTCGTCGACGCGCAGTTCCCCGGGCACCGGTTCGTGGGAGAGGAGTACGGAGGCGAACCGGAGGCGGGCTCCCCGTGCTGGTACCTGGACCCCGTGGACGGGACGGCCAACCTCGCCAACGGCGTGCCGTGGACGAGTTTCTCGCTCGCCCTCGTCGAGGACGGCTCGCCCGTCGTGGGCGTCGTCGCCGACCCGTGGCGGGGCCTCCTCGTCGAGGCGGCGGCGGGCGAGGGGGCGTGGGTCGACGGGCGGCGTCTGCGCCTGGCTCCTGCGGTCGCGGGAGGAGCCGACGACCCGCTCCGCGGTCGCATCGTCAGCACGGAGCTCGCCGGCCATCGCCCCTGGCCCGGCATGGTCGAGCTGGTCGACGGCCTGGCCGAGCGCTTCTGCACCACGCGGGTCATGGGGTCGGGCACGCTGACGATCGCAGGAGTCGCGCTCGGACACGGTTCGGGCGCCGTCATCGGGGCGTTCGGTCCCGTCGACCACCTGGCCGCCGCCCTGATCGTGCGGGAGGCGGGCGGCGTGGTGCTGGACGAGGCCGGACGCGACACGCTGTTCCCCGAGCGGGGCGGGATCCTGGCGGCGCGGGATCGCGAGACTGCGGACGCGCTCTTCGCTCTCTGGCGTGACGCGGTCGCGAAGGGCGCGTCTCGGGGCTGAAGAGCTGCCGATACTTCAGGAGATCGGCGGCTCCACGTCGGCCCCGCCCGGACGCCGCCCCGCCGGTGGCGCGGATCCCCTGAATTGCCGCCGGGGTGGGCCGGGGAACGCGAGGCGGCGCAACCCCGAGCGCCGCCTCGCCGAGTTTTTTGCAGAACTGCACGTTTGCACTTGCGTAATCTTGCAGTCATAGCAATAATCGGTGCATGACATCCGCACCCCTCGGCCTCCGCGATCGCAAACGCGAGGAGACCCGCTCCCGTCTCGAAGAGGCCGCCGTCACGCTCGTGCTGCACGACGGCCTCGAGCACGCGACGGTCGACTCGATCAGCGCGAAGGCCGACGTGTCGTCGCGCACGTTCTTCAACTACTTCGACACCAAAGAGGACGCGATCCTCGGCATCCGCGACATCGACCTGACGCCCGAGGTCGTCGCCGAGCACCTCGCGCGCACCGACGGCGCCGGGGTCGTCGAGTCGACGATCTCGCTCCTCCTGGCGGTCATCCGACCGTCGATCGAGGGTGCCGCGCTGCAGAAGTCGCGGATCGAGGTGCTGCGGCGCTATCCGCAGCTCTTCGGCCGGCACGTCGTGCAGATGACGCGCATGGTCGACGAGCTCGTCCGAGCCGTCACCGCGATCCTCGACCACGACTCGCGGTCGACGGCCCCCGCGTCGCGCGCGGAGGCCGAGGTGTTCCTCAGCCTCTGCGCCGGCGCCGTCCGGACCGCCGTCAAGCACTGGATCGAGGAGGGCACCGTCGAGCCCTCCGAGTCCCTCCATCCCAGGGCCACCGCCCTCGTCCACTCCCTCACCGAAAGAATCTGATGACCGAAACACTGCAGGCGCCGCCGCGTACGGCAGGCGCCCCCGAGTCGAGCGGTCCGACGACGAAGAGCATCCTGCTCGTCTTCGCCGGCCTCATGGTGACCATGCTGCTCGCCTCCCTCGACCAGACCATCTTCTCCACCGCCCTGCCGACCATCGTCGGCGAGCTCGACGGCGTCGACCACATGATCTGGGTCACGACCGCCTACATCCTCGCGTCGACCATCATGCTGCCCGTCTACGGCAAGCTCGGCGACCTGATCGGCCGCAAGGGCCTCTTCGTCGCGGCCATCGGCCTCTTCATCGTCGGTTCGATCGTCGGCGGGCTCTCCGGGAACATGACCGAGCTGATCACGGGTCGCGCGATCCAGGGTCTCGGCGGCGGCGGTCTGATGATCCTGTCGCAGGCGATCATCGCCGACGTGGTCCCGGCCCGTCAGCGCGG is part of the Frondihabitans sp. 762G35 genome and harbors:
- a CDS encoding ABC transporter ATP-binding protein, translating into MTLSTPARVRPRPETGGAPAGLPDPAPGLRISGLSKVLGGRTIVDSLDLDLARGELVALLGPSGCGKTTTLRMIAGFLRPDTGSVAIDGRDVTELGPERRPSAMVFQNYALWPHLTVFKNVAFPLTLRKMPRAEIKDRVMAALETVNLAHHAHSRPAHISGGEQQRAALARAIVQEPELLLLDEPLSNLDAKLRVRVREEIRDIQQRLGITTVMVTHDQEEALAISDRVAVMNGGRIEQVSTPTDLYASPRTLFVAGFIGSMNLLAGPLGTSRPVGTSMPAGTAMPVGTAGGTSATQENGVSDDETWAVRPEDVVYSPETPTGAGRAEEAGATSHAATVRRVLPHGHFAELVLDVDGIELRSIATGLLPRPGDRGSVTLRNVRLYRDGHLVGDDA
- a CDS encoding inositol monophosphatase family protein is translated as MSAIVRARGVAAVAHRGDSSRWRENTLRAVRSALAEGADSVEIDVRLTRDGDVVLLHDPTLERLWGVERAVRDVTLAELRELGGGEERIPLLADVLPLFDRGDALLLIDMETVEPAAAAYDVVARHRAAPAGAEARVAWCGALDALRTIRTLDDAAEVWLPWASAVPPRAEDLADLRPAVVNLHHLLVGPGMVEAVHALGARVSCWTVDDRDQMAWLQRIGVDSITSNRLADLLGSRAEAFGGDDASAATADEAEAPSGRSGEERRRARLVARELAVWAMDHVRSNPVDRVDTKKNPADHVTEVDRAIERGVREVVDAQFPGHRFVGEEYGGEPEAGSPCWYLDPVDGTANLANGVPWTSFSLALVEDGSPVVGVVADPWRGLLVEAAAGEGAWVDGRRLRLAPAVAGGADDPLRGRIVSTELAGHRPWPGMVELVDGLAERFCTTRVMGSGTLTIAGVALGHGSGAVIGAFGPVDHLAAALIVREAGGVVLDEAGRDTLFPERGGILAARDRETADALFALWRDAVAKGASRG
- a CDS encoding TetR/AcrR family transcriptional regulator; the protein is MTSAPLGLRDRKREETRSRLEEAAVTLVLHDGLEHATVDSISAKADVSSRTFFNYFDTKEDAILGIRDIDLTPEVVAEHLARTDGAGVVESTISLLLAVIRPSIEGAALQKSRIEVLRRYPQLFGRHVVQMTRMVDELVRAVTAILDHDSRSTAPASRAEAEVFLSLCAGAVRTAVKHWIEEGTVEPSESLHPRATALVHSLTERI